In the Helianthus annuus cultivar XRQ/B chromosome 11, HanXRQr2.0-SUNRISE, whole genome shotgun sequence genome, one interval contains:
- the LOC110898800 gene encoding probable leucine-rich repeat receptor-like serine/threonine-protein kinase At3g14840, producing the protein MLLILCVALLPFASASINTTCLPLEEVNALREIGRKLGKDWDFEQDPCHGWEIYNVGTRENNVTCNLEPNSTTCHVVSISLKGQSLPGNLPLEFSNLPYLQNLDLTRNCLSGTIPPEWGSMQRIVNISLLVNRLNGSLPKELGNINTLKSLSVEDNMMSGAIPDELGNLTSIERLILSSNYFTGELPVSFANLINMKEFHISGNNFSGKIPDFIGEWPSLMSLRIVANGFEGPIPPSITLLENLIDLRISDLKGPDNPFPPFSNTTHLKNLILRSCNLIGQLPVLPQSLASSLKVLDFSFNKLNGSIPTNFSELYDTDFIYLTGNLLSGSVPDWMTSTGKKIDLSYNNFTYDNSSHCQVRETNLFASSSDATIPNKVSCLRSSGCQTNWSSLYINCGGDELSVGSDSYESDLEQGGPSSFTSTENRWGFSNTGHFMDNNINTDNYTVKNTSRLLMNNPELYMSARISALSLTYYGFCLHSGSYNVSLHFAEIVFTDDGTYSSLGRRVFDIYIQGERVEKDFDISDEAGGVGKEIVKSYTVNVNATLFIRLNWAGKGTTAIPSRGVYGPLISAISVNPNFWVPTKDRPLHGNGNSVSAGTLSGIVVGTLCLFILIFGALWWRGYLTCRNTTELELNGLTGSFTLRQIKAATNNFDVANKIGEGGFGSVYKGVLPDGTLIAVKQLSSASKQGNREFLNELGVISALQHPHLVKLYGCCIEGSQLLLAYEYMENNSLARALFGPKEWKLELDWPTRYRICIGIAKGLAFLHEESRLKIVHRDIKATNVLLDKNLNAKISDFGLAKLDEEDNTHISTRVAGTYGYIAPEYAMCGYLTEKADVYSYGIVLLEIVSGTRNIADMAKEDDFVLLDWAIYLKTNGNLIELVDPKLNSKYDIQEMMVVINVAILCTAISPTNRPTMSSVVSMLEGRVVPQEFAFEQSVSVTELDRHKMMEQLEDMN; encoded by the exons ATGTTGCTAATTCTATGCGTTGCATTGCTACCTTTTGCTTCTGCATCCATCAACACAACTTGTCTTCCTTTAGAAGAAG tgaatgcACTGAGGGAGATCGGAAGAAAGCTTGGTAAAGATTGGGATTTTGAACAAGATCCATGTCATGGTTGGGAGATTTACAACGTTGGAACACGTGAGAATAATGTCACTTGCAACCTAGAACCAAATAGCACGACATGTCACGTCGTTAGCAT AAGTCTTAAAGGACAAAGCCTACCAGGCAATCTCCCACTGGAATTCTCCAATCTTCCTTACCTCCAGAATTT AGACTTAACTCGCAACTGTCTCAGTGGCACAATTCCTCCAGAATGGGGATCTATGCAGCGAATTGTAAACAT TTCTCTTCTAGTGAATCGTTTGAACGGATCACTCCCGAAGGAGCTCGGAAACATCAACACATTAAAATCTTT ATCCGTAGAGGACAACATGATGTCTGGAGCAATTCCTGATGAACTTGGGAATCTTACAAGCATTGAGAGACT AATACTGAGCTCCAACTATTTCACTGGGGAATTGCCTGTATCATTTGCAAATCTGATCAATATGAAGGAGTT TCATATTAGCGGTAACAACTTCTCTGGGAAGATCCCGGATTTCATTGGAGAATGGCCAAGTCTCATGAGCTT AAGGATTGTGGCCAATGGGTTTGAAGGGCCAATACCTCCTAGCATTACTCTCTTGGAAAACCTGATAGACTT GCGAATCAGTGACTTGAAAGGACCAGACAACCCTTTTCCACCCTTTAGTAATACAACACATTTGAAGAACCT GATCTTGAGGAGCTGCAATTTAATCGGCCAGTTACCAGTCTTGCCACAATCTCTTGCCTCAAGTCTGAAAGTCTT AGACTTCAGCTTTAACAAGCTTAACGGATCCATCCCTACAAATTTCTCTGAACTATATGACACAGATTTTAT CTATCTTACTGGAAACTTGCTATCTGGAAGTGTGCCTGATTGGATGACAAGTACTGGAAAAAAAAT TGATTTGTCATACAACAATTTTACATATGATAACTCTTCTCACTGTCAAGTGCGGGAAAC AAACTTGTTTGCTTCGTCTTCAGATGCTACCATACC TAACAAGGTCTCATGCTTGCGTAGCAGTGGTTGTCAAACAA ATTGGTCTTCATTGTATATCAATTGTGGTGGGGATGAACTAAGCGTCGGGAGTGATTCTTATGAAAGTGACTTGGAACAAGGTGGTCCTTCGTCTTTCACTTCAACTGAAAATCGATGGGGATTTAGCAACACCGGTCACTTTATGGATAACAACATCAATACCGACAATTATACTGTTAAAAATACTTCTAGACTCCTGATGAACAACCCTGAGTTGTACATGAGCGCACGAATCTCGGCTTTATCTTTGACGTATTATGGTTTTTGTTTGCATAGTGGAAGCTACAATGTAAGCCTTCACTTTGCCGAGATTGTTTTTACCGATGATGGGACATATAGCAGCCTTGGGAGGCGTGTATTTGATATCTACATTCAG GGTGAACGAGTGGAGAAGGATTTTGACATAAGTGACGAAGCAGGTGGGGTTGGGAAAGAAATTGTAAAAAGTTATACGGTAAATGTTAACGCTACTCTGTTTATCCGACTCAATTGGGCTGGGAAAGGAACAACCGCTATACCATCACGAGGAGTATATGGTCCTCTTATTTCAGCTATTTCTGTGAATCCAA ATTTTTGGGTTCCAACAAAAGATAGACCTCTGCACGGAAATGGAAACAGTGTGTCTGCAGGGACTCTGTCTGGAATTGTGGTTGGAACACTTTGCCTTTTCATCTTAATTTTTGGAGCTTTATGGTGGCGGGGTTATTTAACATGCAGAAATACTACAGAACTAG AGCTGAATGGGCTTACTGGTTCCTTTACACTGAGGCAAATTAAAGCTGCAACAAACAATTTTGATGTTGCTAATAAGATTGGAGAAGGTGGTTTTGGCTCTGTTTACAAG GGAGTATTGCCAGATGGCACCTTAATAGCAGTAAAGCAGCTTTCCTCCGCATCAAAGCAAGGAAATAGGGAGTTCTTGAACGAATTAGGCGTGATTTCTGCTTTGCAACACCCGCATCTTGTGAAGCTGTATGGATGTTGTATTGAAGGCAGTCAATTGTTGCTTGCATATGAATACATGGAAAATAACAGTCTCGCCCGTGCTTTATTTG GGCCTAAAGAATGGAAGTTGGAACTTGATTGGCCAACACGATATAGGATATGCATCGGTATAGCGAAAGGTCTTGCTTTTCTCCATGAAGAATCAAGATTAAAGATTGTGCATAGAGACATTAAAGCAACTAATGTGCTGCTTGATAAGAATTTGAATGCCAAAATTTCTGATTTCGGTTTGGCTAAGCTTGATGAAGAGGATAACACCCATATAAGCACCCGTGTTGCTGGCACTTA tGGATATATTGCTCCCGAATATGCAATGTGCGGTTACCTCACAGAGAAAGCAGACGTCTATAGCTATGGAATTGTTCTCTTAGAGATCGTGAGCGGGACTCGTAACATTGCTGACATGGCAAAGGAAGATGATTTTGTTCTTCTTGATTGG GCCATATATTTGAAAACCAACGGTAATTTGATTGAGTTAGTTGACCCGAAGCTGAATTCCAAATACGACATCCAAGAGATGATGGTTGTTATAAATGTAGCTATACTGTGCACAGCAATCTCTCCAACCAATAGGCCAACAATGTCATCAGTGGTTAGCATGCTCGAAGGGAGAGTAGTTCCTCAAGAATTTGCTTTTGAACAAAGTGTCTCAGTGACTGAATTAGACCGTCACAAAATGATGGAGCAACTTGAGGATATGAACTAG